The Drosophila innubila isolate TH190305 chromosome 2R unlocalized genomic scaffold, UK_Dinn_1.0 1_C_2R, whole genome shotgun sequence DNA window CAAAGCTTCTCTGAATCCCAGGACAATCTGGCCCAGGAAGTTGAGGATTTGGCAACAGAGGATATCGAAGACGATGCCGAGGATAATGCTGCTGAAGACGATGAATCGAACAGCGACGATACTGAGGACGTTCCAGCTGATGAGGATGAATCTAGCAGCGAGGATGTTCCTGCTTTAGTTGATGAAGAAGAGGAAGCGAAGAAGGAAACTGGCGGTGATAAGGTGGCGAGCAAGAAGACCGAAAGCAAAGCGGAGAAAACAGAAAAGGCCAACAATCAAGCCGGCGATGAGGCGCCAGAGATTGCGGACAAGCCCAGCACTGAGCAGGTCCGCAAGCGTAAGCCACGCAAGGCGGATTAGATTGTTGGGTCGACGACGAGAAGTGGCAACGAAAAAGACTAACAAAACATTACACATTAAAGCCCtttaacaacaaaacagcATCTGCGATTTGTTGGATGTATTACGAGCCTGTTTCTAATTGTTTATCTTTATGCACAACgcacaaataaacatattgtTTCCATGCTGTcgcatttgaaaatgttttccaactgttgctgcggaaaattaataatgtaatttgattttagCAGTCATTACGATTATGTCAATCGCCTTTTAGCACCTCAtgtatttcataattattaaaacgTAACAATAACTGAATTAATATTTAGTCGTATACTTAATTATTTGCAAGGCAATTATcctttttttctctatttttatgattctttcaataaaattgcaaactgTATTAAATTTGCGTATTACAAACTAAAAAGTTTCGTGTCTTTTCTCAATTAACAAATGCTTTTATCGCATTTAAAACTTCttgaaatatcaaaatacaaagtaagcaacaacaataaataagcgaccaaataatatttgagctaaaaaattaaacaaatgcaacgagcacaaaaacaaaaaaacttgataagaattcaattcattaaaaaaaggaacaaaaattattattgaatatttaaataatgtgtaATTTCAATATGAAAGAAGTCCctaataaatactttaaatataattatatatatgtatgtaactgCGTgagtttgaaaaaatataaacctagataaaaaatatacttcaaTACACCAAGAACAAGTTTTTCCTATAAATGTTAATCTATTGCAGAAATGTTGAGCATAAGAACGAGAattggaaaaatatatttcattatatttaatttttaaactatgctttgttttgtattttaatggCAACCAGTTCTTTATTTGATGCTCCAGTGTACTTCAGAGATCCAGAGATGATACCACCAGATATTAATCTACCCAACCTTAAATATTGATACTCAAATAAAAGtcgcattttatatttaattttgatgtaggttttttaataatttacacaTTTGGTATTGAatcttaaagaaaaacaagatCGAAATTGGTCAAATTATAcatttctatacatttatttgtattcagttttattttaatagcattaattaaatatgataaGTCCCTGCAATTTCGTTGATATTAAAAACTACTAAGAAAttatgtaagtatgtgtgtgtaagtttgCCGAATTATTTATATCTTGTTTCAAGTTCATTATTAGTTGCCAAATTAATAACTATTGCGTATTCActgttattagtataaaaagtataaaagattacatttatttcattcGCGTCTGCACTTAAGATTGTTTAATTTGCCTGATTTGTTGCTAATTATTCACTTGGCACTTGTGATTAATGAATTAACTGTTGGTTTCTTGAGTAGATAAAAAAAGTGACAACAATTTGCatgtttaaacaaataacattttaaacaaatggCTATGGCTATTGTTAAGTTCGGTTTAACGGTAGGGAATTATATGGGTTTTGTAGGTacttggtgtgtgtgtgtataattaattttctatatataaaatatatatttgatatatatttgtttggtTGTAAAAATTGTACTATTGCAGCGTATGGAGGAAGTTTTTGGGAAAGGATTCAAGGGTATAGGAAtattatgtgtgtgagtgtgtgtgtatgttttcaaatactttaagtaattgtgtatgtgagtgtgtgttcaattttaaatttgcagttAATTCGTATATAGGATTTTGGTTTTGCAAACGCCAAATGCTTACAAtacatatacgtgtatatgtgTAAGTGAATTcctgacaacaaaaacaattgtaattactttaaatatttaaaaagcattaatCGTGTGCATTAATCGTTGCAGCAAATGCAACTGAAAGCAAATTCAAAACTCAAACGGCATCAAAACTCTCAAATTTTAACTGACAGCAAGCAACAAGTGTTGCCACAATATGGGAAACAATCGATTAATTGGTAATTTTTAGGacatttttttgcattgcGCTTTCAGTGACATTTGTGGGAGGGTGTTggtgttgccattgttgtaaaattaacttttgtttgtttcgttttgtttaAGGCGCGCAAaagctaattttaaaacaacgTAAGTGTCTTAAACTACTAAATAACTAGCTTGTTACATGAGgtatttgtatatgttgtgtttgtgtatggTTTCTTTCTCTGTGATTGTGGTGGAAAATTTTGTgtggcaaatttaaaaaattttgtaaaccGGTCTATTGCATAAAATTGCAGGTCCGTTGCTTTGGcgtcgtctgtctgtctgggtAACAACGACGCACAAAGAACGTGAAAAAATGTAgcagtgtaaaaaaaaagtaaactaGTTGCCGGCTATGCGACAAAGTCGAGCGGTCGGTTGAATCCTCCCTTGCGATTCATATACTGGCGATACTTGCGCTTGAGGATCACATGCACTTCGCCGACATCGTTGCCCTCGACCTTCTTGTTCTTGGTGGTGTCGAATGTGCAGAATCCCATTGTCTTCAGCATTTCAACCTCCTCGGGCGATTTACCCTCCAGATCAGCCTCATTGATCTGCGGACGCtccgcagcagctgcagccgcCGAATTGTTGCGTGTGGCGCGACGAGATGTGGATGGCCCGGAACTGCTGCCACCACCACGTGAACGGGATCTgtggaatttaaataattgtttgtatgtgtgtgtgagagagagagagaaagacgaCTGCTTCTATTCTTAATGAAGTGGCAgttgattgcatttaaattaaaatcaaatatatatgtatacatatgtggCCTTGGTCAAACTGGGGCAGGGTCAGTTGTATATTTAACTGCAACTTGAAGTGCaatttgaagatttaattatgaaaCGTGACACCTTTTTGAGTGATCATTTAGAACGGGTTTGGAATTTGTGGTTTCCTTGTATTTCGACTGACAGTTTTACAAAAGATAacaaaatgtatgtgtgttttgttgtgtttcttaaatatatattgaagtcTGAATGCTTAGGACATTTCCTCGATGAGTGCTGCACGCAGCTTTGTTGTCACCGTGGCCGGCTGTGCCtgattcaatttgaaaacgcTCTCGATAACGGAAATCTCGGTGGCGGTTGTATTCATGCCCACAAACGATATCCAATCGTTGACAACCATGCCGGCAGCCAAAACTTCACTGCCCCGATTCACAGTGCCGGCAACGAGGGGCACTTGGAGCAGCGACGACAGCTCATCCTGATCCTGTATGGTGGTCTTTGGATGCACCATGCCTCCCTGATTGCTCAGCACCGTGTAGGAGCCGATAAGCGTATTCTCGGCAATTGTCTGACGAAAAACTTCCACCTTGAGCACATCCGCTATAATCTCTTCGGTCTCCTTATCCAAATCGGGATGCACCAGGGCCACATAGTCATTGCATGCAATCACATTGCCAAGGGCTGACAAACGCTCCTCGACGCGCTGAATCTTGACGGCGTCGGGCAAACTGTTGCGCAAATGTTGCAACTCCTCGTCTGTGGTGGAATGTGGCACCAGGAGGCCGTTCCGGTTGCCGACTGTGAGGCGACCGATGATTCTACAGCCACCAATGTTGGCGTGAATAACCGGAATGGTTTCGGCCAGCTCCGACTCGTAGACACTGTAGAAAGTCTCGGAGCCGCCAATTGCCACCAGACAATATGTGTTTGTTAATTTGCTGAAGACGCCAATATCGTCATTGTTCTCAAACTGCACGCGTAGCGCCATTTTgtgatatttatattctttaaattattgtttaactGTGTTTGCTTGTAAAACGTCTGTTTGCTCACTAATGCTAAGCACTTGCTGCTCTATGATTTTTActcgatttatttatttatcttgcTTTATGTGATGAAATTCGCAAATTTCACTTCACGTGGTAATTTTAAAACGGTGTTGCCAGAATTCCagaaaacgatttacaggtgATTTAAACGTCTGGCAACCTTGAAATATGATCTGgaccattttttatttcaattacttttTGAGAAAACCATATTTTTGGTGACTTGCTACCTTTATAAAAATGATcaccttaattttatctaatttcgaattaaaaatgttcaacaaatttaataatgtatggctaaataagcttaaaataatttcacttttaaattttccggTTGGAGCAGGCGTTGTATTAAATCGTTCCAATTTAGTCCTAATGAACTATTCATCGCCAACTGACCAACTCAATAATTGAACTTAATGAATGAACAAATGAGGAAGCAGcagagaaataatttaaataccgCCCTGCCCGTTCAGCTGAACTAGTTCAGCTAACTAGTATTATTGCCACGCTTATTACTTAAGataattcataattaattaagcaaaaacGTTAGTACTTTATACTTATCGTTGTGGTTTGGTACACTACACTTGCTTATTCACCTCGAACGCCTGCCGCGCACACGTTCCCGGTCACGGCTGCGACTTCTGTCACGCT harbors:
- the LOC117783666 gene encoding U4/U6.U5 small nuclear ribonucleoprotein 27 kDa protein, with amino-acid sequence MGRSRSPASPAHRRREKERTERKKRRERRSREREAIGVGSSSSRRDRERDRSRSRDRERVRGRRSRSRSRGGGSSSGPSTSRRATRNNSAAAAAAERPQINEADLEGKSPEEVEMLKTMGFCTFDTTKNKKVEGNDVGEVHVILKRKYRQYMNRKGGFNRPLDFVA
- the LOC117783665 gene encoding eukaryotic translation initiation factor 6; the protein is MALRVQFENNDDIGVFSKLTNTYCLVAIGGSETFYSVYESELAETIPVIHANIGGCRIIGRLTVGNRNGLLVPHSTTDEELQHLRNSLPDAVKIQRVEERLSALGNVIACNDYVALVHPDLDKETEEIIADVLKVEVFRQTIAENTLIGSYTVLSNQGGMVHPKTTIQDQDELSSLLQVPLVAGTVNRGSEVLAAGMVVNDWISFVGMNTTATEISVIESVFKLNQAQPATVTTKLRAALIEEMS